The Alkalihalobacillus sp. TS-13 genomic interval TCCTTCATTAAACAAGTTTTGCCGAAAATCAAGGAAGTTTCTGATCTATGTGATGAAAAAGGTCTTGATATCGACATTGAAGTCGATGGCGGGGTCAATCCTGAAACAGCGAAATTATGCAGAGAATACGGCGCGAATGTCCTTGTTGCTGGATCTGCCATTTATAAGAAAGAGAACAGGAAGGATGCAATCGAGTCCATCCGTGGTGTATAATAAGTAATTAGTAAAAGAATAAAGATTGTAAAGAAACCACTAGGGGAATCTCCGTAAGAGATTGAGAGTGGAGTGTATGCTCCTGACCCTGAGAACCTGAACAGGCTAAAACCTGCGGAGGGAAGTCGGCTTTCAAATGATTATATTTGATGAAAGCAACTGTATCCCTATGCAGTTGCTTTTTAATTGTTCAGTCAAGGGTTCTTTACTGTAAGGGGAGAATAGAAATGAGAAATCGTAATTTATTGATTGCTGAAGTTGCAATTATGGCCGCTCTAGGGATTATACTAGGATTTATTAAATTGAGCGGTCCATGGGCTTTTGGAGGTTCAGTATCGTTGGAGATGGTACCTATTTTTATCATGGCTTTCCGTAGAGGGTTATTTGCTGGGGTATTGACTGGGATGTTGATCGGTCTATTACAATTATTGATCAATCCGTATATCTATTATTTCTTACAGGTCATCCTAGATTATCCATTGGCATTTCTAGTCGTTGGATTGGCTGGCCTTGCAAGACCGAAATGGAGCGATTCATTCGGTAAGAGAGTATTGTTGATCATTGCAGGTACCTTTATTGGAAGCATACTCCGCCTTGCAAGCCATGTCATTTCTGGGGTGGCATTTTTCGCTGATCAGGCACCTGAAGGTACACCAGCATTTACCTATTCCTTCATGTATAATTTTTCTTACATTGCACCGACATTTATACTGACAGTGATTCTATTAGTTCTTTTATCAAAAACTGCTCCTAAATTGGTTCATGGAGAGTGACATTATTGCAAACAATTTGTATCGTTTCTGGAGGACCTGAACATCTGCTGCCCCATGAGATGGAAAGTGAAAATGCTTTTTATATTGGTGTTGATGAAGGGGTCCTTTATCTTCAAAAAAGAAATATAGTTCCACAAGCTGCCTTCGGTGACTTTGATTCGATAACGAGTGAAGATGTTACTAGACTTCAAGACATGAAAATGAAGATCTTTACGTTTGAACGAGAAAAAGATATGACGGACCTCGAACTTGCGTTGAGGTGGTCGCTTAAGCAGAATCCCGAAAAAATCATTTTATATGGTGCCACAGGCGGCCGACTGGATCATGAGCTGATCAATTTTCAAATGTTGAAAGCAGGTCTTGATTCCCAAATACCTATAGAAATCGTTGATCGAGATAATATCATTCTCATGAAGGGTCCGGGGACATATACGATTGAATCCATTCAGGATTTTCCGTACGTTTCCTTCTTGCCGTTTTCACCAATTGTGACAGGGGTGACATTGTCTGGTTTCCGTTACCCGTTGGATCATGCAACAGTAGAGTGGGGCTCGACCCTCTGTATTTCAAATGAGCTTGTAACAAAAAAAGGTACTTATTCGTTTGATAGCGGCATAATTATGATGATAAGAAGCAAAGATCGAGATGGAAATTTAAAAACTCCGGGTACTATTTCTAAGTAGACGAATATACTTAAATAGAATGTTAATTTTCCGAAGGTGAGATCTTCCGGAAACTAACGTTGGAGGAGGCGGAATCATGAAATTTTATACCATCAAACTGCCAAAGTTCTTGGGCGGATTCGTGAGGGCGATCTTAGGGTCATTTAAAAAAGGGTAACAAAAAAAGCACCAAACCAGGTGCTTTTTTGTTTTTAAAATTAGCTGTTTTCGCAAGATAATTGTTTTTTGAGTTTGGAAATATACTCGCATCCGCGGGCACAAGAAAAGCGGAAGCGACCCGTTAGTCACGCAGGTCACTAATTTCTTAAACCGAAGCGGGGAAAGCGAGGTTAACGGACATCAGCGCCGTTATTTGTGACAAATAATGGGTTTTAGAGAATTTAACGGACATCAGAGACGCTATTTGCCTATAAAACACCTAATTTCTATGATTTTTCATCAAATAAGGTCCCTGGTGTCCGCTATTTTTGTAAATCGGTTGATAATTGATCAATTAAGTTCTCCTGTGTCCGTTAACAATCATTTAAAAGTCTAAAGTAATAATGAAAAAAGGACTGGCTCATATTATAATGAACCAGTCCTTTTTGTGCTTTTTTAAATTAGACACGTTCTACTTTACCTGATTTCAAGGCACGAGCAGATACGTATACACGTTTCGGTTTACCGTCAACAAGAATACGAACCTTTTGAACGTTCGCTCCCCATTTACGTTTTGTAGTGTTCAACGCGTGAGAACGCTTGTTTCCAAAGTTTGTTTTCTTACCAGTAACAACACATTTTCTAGCCATGATTGGTACCTCCTTTATTACAAATAAAAATTGTAATGAACAATTACATTTAATATACTTCTTTTTACGAAAACACTACATTATAGTAGCATGAGATGTGTAAGAATGCAAGAATGATTATCAAGTTTATTTACTTGACACGATAAATCTTGATTCTATGATATTTTCTTTCAAATTGTAAGATATTATAGTAAAATGACACTAGCCATAGGTCATTATAATCCAAGGGAGGATTCTGCATGTCTATAGAAATGAAAACAAATTACGGAGAAATTGATATCTCTAATGATGTTATTGCAACGATTGCAGGTGGAGCTGCGATTGATTGTTATGGTATTATCGGAATGGCCTCACAAAAGCAGATTAAAGATGGCATTACTGAACTTCTAGGCAGAGACAATTTCAGCAGAGGAATTGTCGTGCGGCAAGAAGAGGATGAAGTGCACATAGACATGTATATCATCGTCAGCTATGGAACGAAAATTTCTGAAGTAGCTCACAATGTACAAACAAAAGTGAAGTACACGCTTGATCAAATGCTCGGACTATCTGTAGATTCAGTCAACATATTTGTTCAAGGCGTGAGGGTGACGAACCCGTAACGAGGAGGAAGGATTCGTGACAGTTAAGAAGGTAGGCGGAAAAAAGCTATCCCAAATGTTCGTTTTCGGAGCGGATAACCTGAACAGAAACGTAAAAATGGTAGACGCTCTTAATGTTTTTCCAGTACCGGATGGTGATACTGGGACGAATATGAATTTAACGATCACTTCTGGTGTGAAGGAAGTAAGAAATCTATCAACTGATGACGCCAGTAAAGTAGCGACATCATTTTCGAAAGGGCTCCTAATGGGTGCCCGTGGCAACTCTGGTGTCATTTTATCCCAGCTTTTCAGAGGTTTTTCGAAAGCGATAGAGGGACATAGTGAAATTGACACGAAATTATTTGCTGAAGCGTTTGAAGCTGGTGTAGAAACCGCATATAAAGCAGTGATGAAACCAGTTGAAGGTACGATCCTGACCGTTGCTAAGGATTCGGCCAAAAAAGCAGCGAAGGCTGCTCGCAAATCAGACGATATGGTAGAAGTTATGAAGCAGACGTTGAAAGAGGCGAAGGAATCTTTAGACCGTACACCGGACTTATTGCCCGTTTTAAAAGAAGTTGGTGTAGTTGATTCTGGTGGACAAGGACTCGTTACGATTTATGAAGGATTCCTGGCTGTACTTGAAGGAAAAGAGCTTCCGGAAGTCAGCATATCGGGTCCATCTATGGATGAACTTGTGAATGCAGAACACCATAAGGCACAAAGCCATATGAAAACAGAAGACATCCATTATGGATATTGCACGGAGTTCATGGTGAAATTCAAATCTGAGAAAACGGAAAAGAATCCATTTTCTGAAGAAGAATTCAGAAATCAGCTCAGTGAGCATGGTGATTCTTTACTTGTCGTCTCTGATGAAGATCTCGTCAAGGTCCATATACATACGGAAAAACCGGGAGATATGCTGACTCTCGCTCAAACGTATGGTGACTTGATTAATATAAAAATTGAGAACATGCGGGAACAGCATTCGGCCATTTTAGATGATGAATATCAGTCCGAACCAGAAACTAATATCCCTGCACAATCAGCAAAAAAAGATTTCGGGATCGTTACAGTTTCAATGGGGTCAGGGATTGAAGAATTGTTCAAAAGTTTAGGTGCGACTGTCGTGATTGCCGGAGGGCAGACGATGAATCCAAGTACGGAAGACATTGTCAAAGCGATTCAAGAAGCGAATGCTGAAAAGTTGCTTATCCTTCCGAACAATGGAAACATTGTGATGGCCGCGGAGCAAGCAGCTACAGTAGTTGAAGAAGAAGTGGCAGTAGTGAAAACGAAAACGGTTCCACAAGGGATTTCTGCACTTCTCGCATTCAATCCCACCGCTTCTTTAGATGATAACCAATCAGCGATGACTGAAGCTGTCAAGCACGTCAAATCAGGACAAATCACTTTTGCGGTACGTGACACAAGCATTGATGGTGTTGATATCAAGAAAGACGATTTCATGGGAATCTTCGATGGAAAGATTGTAACGTCGAAAGGAACTCAAAAAGAGGCGGTCGAGGCGTTGTTATCTGAAATGGTGAGTGACGAAGATGAAATTATCACCATCATTTTCGGTGAGGATGCTGATGAAAGCGAAGCGTCCGCACTTGGAGACTGGATAGAGGATCAATTTCCAAATGCGGAAGTTGAAATCCACCCAGGTAACCAACCAATTTACTCGTATATCATTTCTGTAGAATAAACGCTTTGAATATTCCTACCATGATCAGACGCATTCCTGACAGGGTAGGAATATTCTTTATCTCTATATGTATAGATGGAGGAATTACAAATGAAGTATAAAAGCGTTTTCGATGTCATCGGACCAATCATGATCGGTCCATCCAGTTCACATACAGCAGGTGCAGCAAGAATTGGTCGGGTTGCAAGATCCTTGTTTGGTCGTAAACCTGAATGGGCGCACATTTCCTTCTACGGATCCTTTGCGAAAACGTACCGTGGTCATGGAACGGATGTAGCGATTGTCGGTGGGATCCTCGATTTTGATACGTTCGATCAGCGGATAAGCGAATCGTTGAAGATTGCCAAACAAGAGAAAATCAAAATCAAGATGACAGAAGAGGAAGCATTGACTGATCATCCTAACACTGCCCGGATCCGTCTTGGAGATAAGGACGGAGAGTTGGAAGTGGTTGGGATTTCAATCGGCGGTGGAAAAATCGAGATTATTGAGTTGAACGGATTTGAGTTAGGGTTATCAGGAAACCATCCTGCACTTCTTGTCGTACACAATGATCATTACGGTGCTATTGCCGGGGTAGCCAATCTATTAGCCAAACACCAGATCAATATCGGTCATATGGAAGTCGGAAGGAAAGAAATCGGAAGTGAAGCTCTGATGACAATCGAAGTGGATCAAAACCTTGAAGATGACGTTTTAGCAGATATCGAAAAACTTCCACACATTATAAAAGCGACACGGATTCATGATTAAACAGAAAGGCGGTATGAGTGATGTTTAGGAATGTCAGTGAGTTAGTGGAACTTGCCGTTTCAAAGAATGTTCCAATTTCTGAAGTAATGATCGAACAAGAAATGGAAGTGACCGGCCGAACGAAGGAATCGGTAATGGAACGTATGGAAAAAAACCTGGATGTCATGGAGAAGGCTGTAGAACGCGGAATCAAAGAAGGTGTAAAATCACATTCTGGCTTGACTGGAGGTGATGCAGTCCTTCTACAAAAATACATCGAGAGTGGCAAAAGCCTTGCTGGTACGACGATTCTGGATGCGGTCAGCAAAGCTGTTGCGACCAATGAAGTGAATGCTGCGATGGGTACGATCTGTGCGACGCCTACTGCAGGATCCGCTGGTGTCGTCCCAGGTACCCTATTTGCCCTTAGAGATAAACTGCATCCGAGCCGTGAACAAATGGTCCGCTATTTATTCACATCTGGTGCTTTTGGTTTCGTCGTTGCAAATAATGCATCGATTTCCGGAGCTGCTGGGGGTTGTCAGGCTGAGGTAGGATCAGCTACAGGAATGGCTGCAGCAGCGATCGTCGAACTAGCTGGCGGCACTCCTGAGCAATCAGCGGAAGCTATGGCGATTGCGCTTAAAAACATGCTTGGTCTTGTATGTGATCCCGTTGCAGGACTGGTAGAAGTACCATGTGTAAAAAGGAATGCCATCGGAGCAAGCATCGCGATAACCGCTGCAGATATGTCACTTGCTGGGATCACGAGTCGTATTCCATGCGATGAAGTGATTGATGCGATGTATAAGATTGGAGAATCGATGCCTACTGCCCTTAAGGAGACTGCACAAGGAGGATTGGCGGCTACTCCGACAGGTCGGGAGCTTGAAGCGAAAATTTATGGAGTGCCGCTAAAGAAAAAATGATGGATTTGTCGATACCCGTTACTCAAGTCAAGGGAATCGGAGAAGCACGGGCTGAAGAATTGGCTGATTTGAAAGTGTATACCGTCAACGAACTTCTTATGTACTTTCCATACCGTTATGAGGACTTCCAAGTGAAGGATTTGACGGAACTGAAACATGACGAAAAGGCAACAATAGAAGGGAAGGTTCATAGCGAGCCTTCTCTCCGTTATTTTGGCCGGAAGAAATCTAGACTAACAGTGAAAGTACTCGTGGGGAAATATCTTGTAACGGCTGTGTTTTTCAACAGGGCATTTTTGAAGAAACAGCTTTCAATCGGACAACCTGTCACAATCACAGGAAAATGGGATCAACACAGGCTGACCATCACAGCGCAGCATGTGATGTTCGGACATCAAGAATCTGACGAGACAATTGAGCCGGTCTATTCGATTAAGGGAGATTGGACAGTCAAGAAAATCCGAAAAGTCATCCAGCTTTGTCTACAACAATATCTTGGTTCAGTTGAGAATATTTTACCGGAGGATTTGAGGAAACAATATAAACTTATCGACCGCAAAGAGGCGATACAATGGATCCATGCTCCTGCCACACATGAGCATTTAAAGCATGCAAGACGGTATTTTGTCTATGAAGAACTGTTACGATTCCAGTTGAAAATGCAGTGGTGGCGGAAACAGGAGAAAGAAAAATCCGATGGTCAAGAGAAGTTCTTCAATGAGGCTGAAATCGACCGTTTCATAACTGCTCTGCCTTTCCCGTTGACAGGTGCACAAAAGCGTGTGGTCGATGAGATTT includes:
- a CDS encoding Asp23/Gls24 family envelope stress response protein — encoded protein: MSIEMKTNYGEIDISNDVIATIAGGAAIDCYGIIGMASQKQIKDGITELLGRDNFSRGIVVRQEEDEVHIDMYIIVSYGTKISEVAHNVQTKVKYTLDQMLGLSVDSVNIFVQGVRVTNP
- the sdaAB gene encoding L-serine ammonia-lyase, iron-sulfur-dependent subunit beta, translated to MKYKSVFDVIGPIMIGPSSSHTAGAARIGRVARSLFGRKPEWAHISFYGSFAKTYRGHGTDVAIVGGILDFDTFDQRISESLKIAKQEKIKIKMTEEEALTDHPNTARIRLGDKDGELEVVGISIGGGKIEIIELNGFELGLSGNHPALLVVHNDHYGAIAGVANLLAKHQINIGHMEVGRKEIGSEALMTIEVDQNLEDDVLADIEKLPHIIKATRIHD
- the rpmB gene encoding 50S ribosomal protein L28, yielding MARKCVVTGKKTNFGNKRSHALNTTKRKWGANVQKVRILVDGKPKRVYVSARALKSGKVERV
- the spoVM gene encoding stage V sporulation protein SpoVM → MKFYTIKLPKFLGGFVRAILGSFKKG
- the sdaAA gene encoding L-serine ammonia-lyase, iron-sulfur-dependent, subunit alpha is translated as MFRNVSELVELAVSKNVPISEVMIEQEMEVTGRTKESVMERMEKNLDVMEKAVERGIKEGVKSHSGLTGGDAVLLQKYIESGKSLAGTTILDAVSKAVATNEVNAAMGTICATPTAGSAGVVPGTLFALRDKLHPSREQMVRYLFTSGAFGFVVANNASISGAAGGCQAEVGSATGMAAAAIVELAGGTPEQSAEAMAIALKNMLGLVCDPVAGLVEVPCVKRNAIGASIAITAADMSLAGITSRIPCDEVIDAMYKIGESMPTALKETAQGGLAATPTGRELEAKIYGVPLKKK
- a CDS encoding DAK2 domain-containing protein — translated: MTVKKVGGKKLSQMFVFGADNLNRNVKMVDALNVFPVPDGDTGTNMNLTITSGVKEVRNLSTDDASKVATSFSKGLLMGARGNSGVILSQLFRGFSKAIEGHSEIDTKLFAEAFEAGVETAYKAVMKPVEGTILTVAKDSAKKAAKAARKSDDMVEVMKQTLKEAKESLDRTPDLLPVLKEVGVVDSGGQGLVTIYEGFLAVLEGKELPEVSISGPSMDELVNAEHHKAQSHMKTEDIHYGYCTEFMVKFKSEKTEKNPFSEEEFRNQLSEHGDSLLVVSDEDLVKVHIHTEKPGDMLTLAQTYGDLINIKIENMREQHSAILDDEYQSEPETNIPAQSAKKDFGIVTVSMGSGIEELFKSLGATVVIAGGQTMNPSTEDIVKAIQEANAEKLLILPNNGNIVMAAEQAATVVEEEVAVVKTKTVPQGISALLAFNPTASLDDNQSAMTEAVKHVKSGQITFAVRDTSIDGVDIKKDDFMGIFDGKIVTSKGTQKEAVEALLSEMVSDEDEIITIIFGEDADESEASALGDWIEDQFPNAEVEIHPGNQPIYSYIISVE
- a CDS encoding thiamine diphosphokinase, yielding MTLLQTICIVSGGPEHLLPHEMESENAFYIGVDEGVLYLQKRNIVPQAAFGDFDSITSEDVTRLQDMKMKIFTFEREKDMTDLELALRWSLKQNPEKIILYGATGGRLDHELINFQMLKAGLDSQIPIEIVDRDNIILMKGPGTYTIESIQDFPYVSFLPFSPIVTGVTLSGFRYPLDHATVEWGSTLCISNELVTKKGTYSFDSGIIMMIRSKDRDGNLKTPGTISK
- the thiT gene encoding energy-coupled thiamine transporter ThiT: MRNRNLLIAEVAIMAALGIILGFIKLSGPWAFGGSVSLEMVPIFIMAFRRGLFAGVLTGMLIGLLQLLINPYIYYFLQVILDYPLAFLVVGLAGLARPKWSDSFGKRVLLIIAGTFIGSILRLASHVISGVAFFADQAPEGTPAFTYSFMYNFSYIAPTFILTVILLVLLSKTAPKLVHGE